ACGTGCCAATGTTACTTGATTACTTTATGGGAGGTGTAATTATCATTGTTTTGAAGGAGCTTTTTGAAGCCCCACCTGAGAACAGGGCTCCATTATATTAGACGCCACGTGTATACAAAATAGGAGCCAATCCTTCAGCAATATAGTTTAGAATCCACATCGACTGTCAagggaaaacactttttaaagtggtTTGTGATCCGAATTGCATTAtcattattatatatatatagtattacATTTCAATGAAGATATTATCCTCATTattgacagaaaaacaaagtttaaaaggACCATGTGATTTGTTTACGGccacatataattttttttttaatgaacttggGAATTAAAACTCAGTCATGCTCAACAACTAGTTTATCCTAAAAAGTCTGGCCATTGAGCATAATATTGACTTCTGGGTCTTCAGTCTTTCTCTGGTGAAAAGGGGAATAATAGCCTCCATTCCCTCTGAAAACAAAGGCTGTTCTAGCTGCTGACACAGATTTCTAAGGTAAACAATACAACAAGGTCCACTTGTTTAATAGGTCCTGACACCTGTATCTtattaaacactgaaaaactaTGTCAGTATTTACTTTCAAGGAGGTAAGAGACTTTGTGTTGCTGGAAGGGTTGATAGTAATGAAATCATCTCAGTGCAAACTGAATGTTCATCaacaatgttttttattttatcttttgtgaTTCTGTTTATATTGCAGATGCTGCCAAAAATGATGAGGtgagtaattttttcctttatttctggaCAAAAGTATATAGTTTGTAACAACAtaaggtcagaaaaaaaatattaaacgtTAGTTAAATACTGCCAAAGTATTGAGATTTCAGAGAGAAATCCTTGAGTTTCAGATACGTGGTTTCCATACAGCTGCCTTGGCAACTTCCATATGTTTTTATCTGTAATGCAGTTGGGGCAAGAAGTTGGGCAAGGCCAAATTTTAAGTGAGAGAAatcaagacttttaaaatatttatctggtGATAACACTACAAGGCTTTCTCAGTGATTTTCAGTTCCTAAATCAACCTAGAGATTTTAATTTCTCGCTGGTTATGCTAGAGTGCCTATCCTGAGGTCAGCCTCTGAAAGAAATAAGGCACGAAGCAATAAAAATCCTGACTCAGATGAGCAGAGACAAACCCTTTGGGAGTCCAGTGGACTGTAGCAGGGAGTGGAaactcacacgcacacacacagagctggtcCCATACTAGCACAATATGTATGGTCTCTAATGCCTAAAACTACACCAAGATATACAATACTTTTTCAGGAAGAGCCTGTTCCATTCTCCACACCAAACGAAGTATCTTGTCTGTTTTACCAGccattacacacacacacacacacacatatatatatatatggggtaAATTCACTTAATTTCTAGCTTTCGTATTAGCTGGCCCTTGCCTCTCACAAGTTGGTGGTTAACTAgttttaaaatgataatttaCAAGCTACAGAGATTCCCTCCCATGCCACTGCCTCTGCTGGGTTACGTTGTGGAAACCTGTCAGTTATGTCAAGTTTCTGACCTGCTTTTGCAATTGGGGTTAGGTGTCTGCCTCCTGCTTTCCAGCCACAGAATTTGAAATGTGTGAGCAGCCAGGGCtttggaggagagggaaaggcccAAATTAAGGGAAAACCTGGTAAACTAACATCccatgtgcctttttttttttttttttttttttttaatggcacaCTGCATTTAAGCCCATGATACCAGAAACAGTGATTGTCTAATGACTCTGTTTGCCAGTGGAGACCTCTCAGTCTGTGCTGACCCATGGCTGGGCTGCTGAAGGGCCTGACCACACACAGCTCCTCACTTCACACCTGTAGACTCTGGGCAAAGACTAGCATAAAACGAATCATATAATCAGGGTTTGGCTGAAGTAACACTCCTGTCATTCACTAAGAGTTggaatgaaggggaaaaaatcatgCCATAACAAGAGAATAGCAAGGCTGGgttctgttttaaatatatgcatttataaGACATATTTTGGCTagattttcagaaaggaaaagctctAGCCATAGTGTCCCTCCAAAGACTAATATGCTTCAAATTGTCACTAGACTAGCAGCAAAAATTTTAGTTACAACAGCACCTATAAGGACAGGTGATTTCCTAGGCAAGCAAGCCCTAGGCTTTTGAGGGTGACAAACAGCACATTAAATAGACTATGTGCACTGCACAAGGAAGTAATTGTTTGTCAAATACCTGGAATGACATTCACTTGAGAGGAGAAGATTGAGCTTCAAAAACAGGACAGGAgcattttcagtcatttcttttaTTAGTTTGTACTCCCATTTTCATATATAAGTCTGTAATGAATACAGTTCCACTATTAGATGAGGGTTTTCCAACAATTTGTTTTCGTGATAATTCTTAAATAGGATTTTACTTAATTCTGCTTCAGCAGATCCGTTCACCAGTCTAAAAAGCGTCAAGAGCTGCTACTTGTGTAATAAAGAGACAGAAACGCCTCACATCCTTGAGAACTAATCTCAACCCGAATTTACTGACAATTACActcaggtagaaaaaaaatattaagactCAACTTTTCCGTAGATGGAAAAGGgactgtattttttccagtggcTGTATTCTTATTCAGACAGACAGCAAAGTCCCTGAAGGTGCTCAGTACCTGACATCGGTAGCATCACACACATCTCTGtcagaagtttcttttttgaGGGTTAGGCTCAGCTAATACAGACAGTGGAGCACCACTGACTGTGCTGCTCTAGAGCAGCTAACAAGCTTGTCCAAAAAATtcatatatttattatttctgtagaTGAATGGAGAATGTGAGAAAGATGGattcaaagaaaaatgatactGTATTTGCAGGTAGACTGCAGTGAATACAAAAGGTTAGAGAGAGGAAGACCTATTTACTGCGAAAGACTCTATCAACCTTTCTGCGGCTCTGATGGGAAAACATATAACAACAAATGTTCTTTCTGTAAAGCAGTCCTGTAAGTACAATACTATGTAACTACTCCTGAATAAGCCAAAATCTGAGATTAGCTATCTGGTATGTCCATTCCACCTAAGCGTTATCATTTTTTTCAGGGTCACTACTCCTCTGCTTCTTTGCCAAATGTTTATAGACTAATTGCTTCTCTCACCAATAAGGTCCAATTGATCTAAACAAATGACCTTGACATTTGTGTGAGCAACTTCCTATCCTAGCAGAAACTGTAGAAGTCAGACAGTAAAGAGGATAGTCCAATGGGCAACACAGGGCTAACGGCACCTGAACCCAAATCTGGTCATTTAAGAATTCAAAAGTGATACCAGAAATATCTCGCTTTTTGTATggataaaatacataattttgaaaagaaaactgtttacAGATCAGTGCCTTCCTGTCTCCTACAAATGTTAATAGCATCTTCTCTGTTAGCAAGTTTTTGGCTGAAGACTTCAGAGAGATTTTAGTTCATAAGGTTATGCTTAATATCTGCAATGTCTatgtccttcctttcctttgcagaagaAGTAGAGGTGCCTTACATATGAAGCAAGCAGGGGTATGCTGAATGAATTCTGCGTGACATAGAAGAGTGCTGAGAACAGCTTTACACTGCCTTATCACAATatcttaatttaatttcattcatCCTGCCTGTTATGATGATGgcaaacaaagcacaaaataggcttttcagctgtgctctgtcctttgctgcctctctctgctccAGAGTGTTGGGATTGACGCTTCTGTCCTCTCTGCAAAGCACTTCCTTGGGATTCTCAGGAGTATTCTTGTTTCTGTAGCAAGTTGGTTTTCATGACCCCTTCATTACATATTTTTCTCCACAGTTAAAGTTCAAATCTTCTGACACCACCACCTGATTTTAGTGGACACAAATCAGTGCAGACGTTGCCTCTGCTTTCCTTGTTGGTgaagtgttttctttcatttttccaaaaCTTTTGCAGATACTTCTTTTTCAAAGGCTTCAGCTTTCCTAGGCAGTGCTTCGACTCTTCCAGTTTTGTAGCTGAACTTTAAATTCTCAGTTTTCTTCTAACTTTGTACAATTATGATCTATATATGTTGTTTAGCTACTTAGATTGCAtggttattaaaataaatgttgactctttcttttttttgtccatCTTGACCATTCTAGAGGATAAGTTAATTGCATCCATTATTCACAAATGAGATATTTCCCAAGTTACAGCAAATAATCATAGAGTGAGAACTAGGGCCGGAGGTAAAAAAAACAGTCTGGAACAAAAGTTGTAACACCGATAACATGCACTAGATGGCCTCATATTACTGGAATTTACCCGACAatattgctctttttttccttcaaattaaaaaaatatggtaaaCTGTAAGACTGTATAAGCTTTAAATTCTGTCGTTTAAATGTGATCGTCAATTATTCTGTTAACTTCTGATAAATTGGCTGCTTTCAGACCTAAATAAATTTCTGTTCTGCTCTTACAtccttattttcttcattattaagcTAGTTTATCTCTTTTACACTTGCACAGTCTGTCAAGGGCTGAATTTACTGGGCTTACACATGA
This is a stretch of genomic DNA from Larus michahellis chromosome 11, bLarMic1.1, whole genome shotgun sequence. It encodes these proteins:
- the SPINK9 gene encoding serine protease inhibitor Kazal-type 9, coding for MSAMKITGAFVLLTLAVLCLANAAKNDEVDCSEYKRLERGRPIYCERLYQPFCGSDGKTYNNKCSFCKAVLRSRGALHMKQAGVC